A window of Alkalilimnicola sp. S0819 contains these coding sequences:
- a CDS encoding LLM class flavin-dependent oxidoreductase, whose amino-acid sequence MQLSVLDQSPVPAGSTPAQALHNSIELARLCDGLGYKRYWIAEHHAAGTFASSAPEILMSRIAAETARLRIGSGATLLPYYSPLKVAESFRMLEALYPGRMDLGIGRAPGGGSLEAAALHRGERLHGDDFLEQLAQLRGFLYGDWPQGHPYADIHVAPAVDTAPEPWLLGSSPRSAQLAAQLDLPYAFAHFIFPPATREAVQTYQHYAPGRKPMVALGVVCADTEEAALEQFASTRLFGLNIAEGRRLEPVPTPAEGLAKLGPGRSEPGRPAGEWPRHIVGDPEQVRAQLLEISEALEVEELMIWSVMHDHRARLRSYELLGQMFA is encoded by the coding sequence ATGCAGCTGTCCGTACTCGATCAATCCCCCGTGCCCGCCGGCAGCACCCCGGCCCAGGCCCTGCACAACTCCATCGAGCTCGCCCGCCTGTGCGACGGGCTGGGCTACAAACGCTACTGGATCGCCGAGCACCATGCCGCGGGCACCTTCGCCAGCTCCGCCCCCGAGATCCTGATGAGCCGCATCGCCGCCGAGACCGCGCGGCTGCGCATCGGCTCCGGCGCTACGCTGTTGCCCTACTACTCGCCGCTGAAGGTGGCCGAGAGCTTTCGCATGCTCGAAGCGCTCTACCCCGGGCGCATGGATCTGGGGATAGGCCGCGCGCCGGGGGGCGGCAGCCTGGAAGCCGCGGCGCTGCACCGGGGCGAACGCCTGCACGGGGATGATTTCCTGGAACAGCTCGCGCAGCTGCGCGGCTTTCTCTACGGCGACTGGCCGCAAGGCCACCCTTACGCGGACATCCATGTGGCCCCGGCGGTGGACACCGCTCCCGAGCCCTGGCTGCTGGGCTCCAGCCCGCGCAGCGCGCAGCTGGCCGCCCAGCTGGACCTGCCCTACGCCTTCGCCCACTTCATCTTCCCGCCGGCCACCCGCGAGGCGGTGCAGACCTACCAGCACTACGCGCCGGGCCGCAAGCCCATGGTCGCCCTGGGCGTGGTCTGCGCCGACACCGAGGAGGCGGCGCTGGAGCAGTTCGCCAGCACCCGTCTGTTCGGCCTGAACATCGCCGAGGGGCGGCGCCTGGAACCGGTGCCCACCCCGGCGGAAGGGCTGGCGAAGCTGGGCCCGGGGCGCAGCGAACCGGGCCGCCCGGCGGGCGAATGGCCCCGGCACATCGTCGGCGACCCCGAGCAGGTGCGCGCGCAACTGCTGGAGATCAGCGAAGCGCTGGAGGTGGAGGAGCTGATGATCTGGAGCGTGATGCACGACCATCGGGCCCGGCTGCGCTCCTACGAGCTGCTGGGGCAGATGTTCGCCTGA
- a CDS encoding VOC family protein, with protein MQYLHTMVRVSDLEQSLAFYCDTLGLVEVSRKEVEAGRFTLVFLAAPDDLARAREEGAPMVELTWNWDPEEYDGGRNFGHLAYRVADIYALCERLRAAGVTINRPPRDGRMAFVRSPDGISIELLQQGEPLPPQEPWASMENTGSW; from the coding sequence ATGCAGTACCTGCATACCATGGTTCGTGTGAGTGATTTGGAACAGTCCCTGGCCTTCTATTGCGACACGCTCGGCCTGGTGGAGGTCAGCCGCAAGGAGGTGGAAGCGGGGCGCTTCACGTTGGTGTTTCTCGCCGCACCGGACGACCTGGCGCGGGCCCGAGAGGAGGGGGCGCCCATGGTGGAGTTGACCTGGAACTGGGACCCGGAGGAATACGACGGCGGGCGCAACTTCGGCCACCTGGCTTACCGGGTGGCGGACATCTATGCCTTGTGCGAGCGCCTGCGGGCCGCCGGCGTGACCATAAACCGCCCGCCCCGAGATGGGCGCATGGCCTTCGTGCGCTCGCCGGACGGGATTTCCATCGAGCTGCTGCAGCAGGGTGAGCCGCTGCCGCCCCAGGAACCCTGGGCCTCCATGGAGAATACCGGCAGCTGGTAG
- a CDS encoding PepSY domain-containing protein yields the protein MKKTLCTFLLSFALLLLPLGAVAQAAAPVHPGGGQGDPPAAERDGARAAAAWAQRKYGGRVLALRTVEGRGGTHYRIKLLSGDGRVRVVRVPAD from the coding sequence ATGAAAAAAACGCTGTGTACCTTCTTGCTGAGCTTCGCCCTGCTGCTGTTGCCGCTGGGCGCCGTGGCCCAGGCCGCGGCGCCGGTTCACCCCGGCGGGGGCCAGGGCGACCCCCCGGCGGCGGAGCGCGACGGCGCGCGCGCGGCGGCGGCCTGGGCGCAGCGCAAGTACGGTGGCCGGGTGCTCGCCCTGCGCACCGTGGAGGGCCGCGGTGGTACCCATTACCGCATCAAGCTGCTCAGCGGCGATGGCCGCGTGCGGGTGGTGCGGGTGCCGGCGGACTGA
- a CDS encoding response regulator transcription factor, giving the protein MRVLIVEDEAELARQLQASLQAQGWRVSVSGDGREGLYLAREYPHDLAVVDLGLPELPGLELIRTLRAEGNTLPILVLTARGRWQDKVDGLEAGADDYLTKPFHPEELLARLRALSRRSAGLARELWELDGLLIDLDAQQVSLHGESVALTAFEYRLLEHLARHAGRVLSKQALADYLYPHDEDRDSNVIEVLVARLRKKLAGVPLETLRGRGYRLGAARP; this is encoded by the coding sequence ATGCGGGTATTGATCGTCGAGGACGAAGCCGAGCTCGCCCGGCAACTGCAGGCCTCCCTGCAAGCCCAGGGCTGGCGCGTGAGCGTCAGCGGTGACGGGCGCGAGGGGCTGTATCTGGCCCGGGAGTACCCCCACGATCTGGCGGTGGTGGATCTGGGCCTGCCGGAACTCCCCGGGCTGGAGCTGATTCGCACCCTCCGTGCCGAGGGCAACACCCTGCCGATCCTGGTGCTCACCGCCCGGGGGCGCTGGCAGGACAAGGTGGATGGCCTGGAGGCCGGTGCCGACGATTACCTCACCAAGCCCTTCCATCCCGAGGAGTTGCTGGCGCGGCTACGGGCGCTCTCCCGGCGCAGCGCGGGCCTGGCGCGCGAGCTTTGGGAGCTGGACGGGCTGCTCATCGATCTGGATGCCCAACAGGTGAGTCTGCACGGCGAGTCCGTGGCGCTCACCGCCTTCGAATACCGGCTGCTGGAGCATCTGGCCCGTCATGCCGGGCGGGTGCTCTCCAAGCAGGCGCTGGCCGATTATCTCTACCCGCACGACGAGGACCGGGACAGCAATGTCATCGAGGTGCTGGTGGCGCGGCTGCGCAAGAAGCTCGCGGGGGTGCCCCTGGAAACCCTGCGCGGCCGCGGTTACCGGCTGGGGGCGGCGCGGCCATGA
- a CDS encoding ATP-binding protein, with amino-acid sequence MKLAPLSLNARSMLGGALVIGIFVLLTGVALERAFEGAARAALEERLRGQLFLLMGEGEVTPDGRFELPGPSAIERLNQPDSGLYAAVYEQGEALWVSPSVLAAEPPLRARLATGEWRFTEQWADGQRWLVLGFGVEWQLESGARALSFSIAEHGELLAAQIQPYRRVLWRWLGGMAVLLLATQLLVLRWGLRPLRRVARDVGEIEAGRRESLGGGYPRELRPLTGNLDALLRHERMQQQRHRDALADLAHSLKTPLAVLQGSRDEPEAVEEQVARMRRSIDYQLQRAATAGRSAFHTPLSLEEALRGLCAALEKVYAERALTLELALPPGARVLADAGDMTELFGNLLDNACKWARARVRLSGRAEGGWLMLRLDDDGPGFGAGESERLRRRGVRGDERVPGQGIGLAVADQIVRAYGAELRIGASDWGGARLSFRLPRAAGP; translated from the coding sequence ATGAAACTCGCCCCGCTGTCGCTGAACGCGCGCAGCATGCTGGGCGGGGCGCTGGTGATCGGCATTTTCGTGCTGCTCACCGGCGTGGCCCTGGAGCGCGCCTTCGAGGGCGCGGCGCGGGCGGCCCTCGAGGAGCGCCTGCGCGGGCAGCTTTTTCTGCTCATGGGCGAGGGCGAAGTCACGCCGGACGGGCGCTTCGAGCTGCCTGGCCCCAGTGCCATCGAGCGCCTCAACCAGCCGGACAGTGGGCTCTACGCCGCGGTGTACGAGCAGGGCGAAGCGCTTTGGGTATCACCCTCGGTGCTCGCCGCCGAGCCGCCGCTGCGCGCGCGGCTGGCCACCGGCGAATGGCGCTTTACCGAGCAGTGGGCGGACGGTCAGCGCTGGCTGGTGCTCGGTTTCGGGGTGGAGTGGCAGTTGGAGAGCGGTGCGCGGGCGCTGAGCTTCAGTATCGCCGAGCACGGTGAGCTGCTCGCCGCCCAGATCCAGCCCTACCGCCGGGTGCTCTGGCGTTGGCTGGGGGGCATGGCGGTGCTGCTGCTGGCGACGCAGTTGCTGGTGCTGCGTTGGGGCTTGCGGCCGCTGCGTCGCGTGGCGCGGGATGTGGGCGAGATCGAGGCCGGGCGGCGGGAGAGCTTGGGCGGGGGTTACCCGCGGGAGCTGCGCCCCCTGACCGGCAACCTGGACGCCTTGCTGCGCCACGAGCGCATGCAGCAGCAGCGCCACCGCGATGCGCTGGCGGATCTGGCCCACAGCCTGAAGACGCCGCTGGCGGTGCTGCAAGGTAGCCGCGACGAGCCCGAGGCGGTGGAAGAGCAGGTGGCGCGCATGCGCCGGAGTATCGACTACCAGTTGCAGCGCGCCGCCACCGCCGGGCGGAGTGCTTTCCATACGCCCCTGTCGCTGGAGGAGGCCTTGCGCGGTCTGTGCGCCGCCCTGGAGAAGGTCTACGCCGAGCGGGCGCTGACACTGGAACTGGCGCTGCCCCCGGGGGCGCGGGTGCTGGCGGATGCCGGCGACATGACCGAGCTGTTCGGCAATCTGCTGGATAACGCCTGCAAATGGGCGCGCGCTCGGGTGCGGCTCAGTGGCCGCGCGGAAGGTGGCTGGTTGATGCTGCGCCTGGATGACGACGGCCCGGGTTTCGGCGCCGGTGAGAGCGAACGCCTGCGCCGTCGCGGGGTGCGGGGTGATGAGCGCGTGCCGGGGCAGGGCATTGGCCTGGCGGTGGCGGACCAGATTGTGCGCGCCTATGGGGCGGAGCTGCGCATCGGCGCCAGCGATTGGGGTGGGGCTCGACTGAGCTTTCGCCTGCCGCGGGCGGCGGGGCCCTGA
- a CDS encoding ion transporter, translating into MPDIATFRARLGQWIDSPIPHHAIIALITLNAITLGLETSQTVTARYGEALHLLDRALIAVFTLEIALKLIAWGPRFFRNGWNVFDLLVVGVSLIPTAGPLSVLRSLRVLRVLRLVSSMGRLRIIVDSLLHALPGIGWIGVLLGLVFYVFAVMGVGLFGAAFPEWFGTIPGALYSLFQIMTLESWSMGIVRPVMEQYPYAWLYFIPFILMTTFTVLNLFIGIIVNSMQELHAAEEKRLEERERRAHTEREDLLAQVSALQAQMRRLEQALRRQR; encoded by the coding sequence ATGCCGGACATCGCCACCTTTCGCGCACGCCTGGGACAGTGGATCGACAGCCCGATCCCCCACCACGCCATCATCGCCCTGATCACCCTCAACGCCATCACCCTGGGGCTGGAAACGTCTCAAACCGTCACCGCGCGCTATGGCGAGGCACTACACCTGCTCGACCGGGCGCTGATCGCTGTGTTCACCCTGGAAATCGCGCTCAAGCTCATCGCCTGGGGACCGCGCTTTTTCCGCAACGGTTGGAACGTGTTCGACCTGCTGGTAGTCGGCGTTTCCCTGATACCCACGGCCGGACCGCTGTCGGTGTTGCGCAGCCTGCGGGTGCTGCGCGTGCTGCGACTGGTCTCGAGCATGGGCCGGCTGCGCATCATCGTCGATTCGCTGCTCCACGCCCTTCCCGGCATCGGCTGGATCGGGGTGCTGCTGGGGCTGGTCTTCTACGTGTTCGCAGTGATGGGGGTGGGGCTGTTCGGCGCGGCCTTTCCCGAGTGGTTCGGCACCATTCCCGGGGCGCTGTACAGCCTGTTCCAGATCATGACCCTGGAGAGCTGGTCCATGGGCATCGTGCGCCCGGTGATGGAACAGTACCCCTACGCCTGGCTGTACTTCATTCCCTTCATCCTCATGACCACCTTCACGGTGCTGAACCTGTTCATCGGCATCATCGTCAACAGCATGCAGGAGCTGCACGCGGCGGAAGAGAAACGCCTGGAAGAGCGCGAGCGTCGGGCGCACACCGAACGCGAAGACCTGCTGGCGCAGGTGAGCGCGCTGCAGGCGCAGATGCGCCGACTGGAGCAGGCGCTGCGCCGTCAACGCTGA
- a CDS encoding LysR family transcriptional regulator, with product MDHISEISVFVQAARYGSFSAAARALDLSPSAVSKQVRRLEDRLGVRLFNRTTRKMSLTEAGRSFHQSCVRIMQELEEAEEAAGAYHQAVRGTLRVSATAAFTRINVLPHINEFLEQHPDLDLQLELTDRSVDVVAEGLDVTIRLAEQLEDPSLVARRLVTNERIVCASPDYLARHGMPKTPEDLLRHNCLTMYTLADFNDWAFEDEKGRRVIHVNGNFHANTGDALAQAVVGGVGLARLSAWLVADALQDGRLVHVLPEYPHSESAFYVLYPQGRYVSRKVRVFVDWLVELFANKPSPA from the coding sequence GTGGACCACATCTCTGAAATCAGCGTCTTTGTACAAGCGGCGCGTTATGGCAGCTTTTCGGCCGCCGCCCGTGCCCTGGATCTTAGCCCCTCGGCGGTGAGCAAGCAGGTGCGCCGCCTGGAGGATCGGCTGGGGGTGCGGCTGTTCAACCGCACCACCCGCAAGATGAGCCTGACCGAGGCGGGGCGCTCCTTTCACCAGAGCTGTGTGCGCATCATGCAGGAGCTGGAAGAGGCCGAGGAAGCGGCCGGCGCCTATCACCAGGCGGTGCGCGGCACCTTGCGCGTCAGCGCCACCGCGGCTTTCACCCGCATCAACGTGCTACCCCACATCAACGAATTCCTGGAACAGCACCCGGATCTGGATCTGCAGCTGGAACTCACCGACCGTTCGGTGGACGTGGTGGCCGAGGGGCTGGATGTGACCATACGGCTGGCCGAGCAGTTGGAGGATCCGTCGCTGGTGGCCCGGCGGCTGGTAACCAACGAGCGCATCGTCTGCGCCTCGCCCGATTATCTGGCGCGCCACGGCATGCCGAAGACCCCGGAAGACCTGCTGCGCCACAACTGTCTGACCATGTACACCCTGGCGGATTTCAACGACTGGGCCTTCGAGGACGAGAAGGGCCGTCGGGTGATTCATGTGAACGGCAACTTCCACGCCAATACCGGTGACGCCCTGGCCCAGGCGGTGGTGGGGGGCGTGGGCCTGGCCCGGCTGTCCGCCTGGCTGGTGGCTGATGCGCTGCAGGATGGTCGGCTGGTGCATGTGCTGCCCGAGTACCCCCATTCGGAATCCGCCTTTTACGTGCTCTATCCCCAGGGGCGCTACGTTTCGCGCAAGGTGCGGGTGTTCGTGGACTGGCTGGTGGAGCTTTTCGCCAACAAGCCCAGCCCAGCCTGA
- a CDS encoding trypsin-like peptidase domain-containing protein, with the protein MRHFRLVFLLLSLLLGATPVVAAPSAATLPRGEAPTLAPLLERVLPGVVDIVVEGPLDRGSGAPALAGAGKRQFEGIGAGVVLDAERGHILTNAHVLEAAERITVRSHDGHRRQARLVGTDPSTDLALLHIAHPPPGLRNLVWSKPGSTRVGDLVLAIGNPFGLYASISSGVVSALGRQGLGIQGYEDFIQTDAAINPGHSGGPLVNLKGEVVGINLAILAPGGGSIGIGFALPGDIARRVGLQMSAQGDLHRGRIGLLVEEQWPADEARPPRVLVREVLKGSGAARAGLRQGDVILAADGEALQRSAQLRNRVALRQVGERLRLRLQRDGAVIDRDVEIVEEPAVMAEAPAELDYPVALLPAPFS; encoded by the coding sequence ATGCGCCACTTCAGGCTGGTGTTCCTGCTGCTCTCCCTGCTCCTGGGCGCCACCCCAGTGGTCGCCGCGCCTTCGGCGGCCACGCTGCCGCGGGGCGAGGCGCCCACTCTGGCGCCACTGCTGGAGCGGGTGCTGCCCGGTGTGGTGGATATCGTCGTGGAAGGGCCGCTCGACCGGGGCTCCGGCGCGCCGGCGCTGGCCGGAGCGGGGAAGAGGCAGTTCGAGGGCATCGGTGCCGGGGTGGTGCTGGATGCGGAGCGTGGCCACATTCTGACCAATGCCCACGTGCTGGAAGCAGCCGAGCGCATCACCGTGCGCAGTCATGACGGGCACCGCCGCCAAGCCCGACTGGTCGGCACCGACCCGAGTACGGATCTGGCGCTGTTGCATATCGCGCACCCGCCGCCGGGGCTGCGGAACCTGGTCTGGAGCAAGCCCGGCAGCACCCGTGTGGGCGATCTGGTGCTCGCTATCGGCAACCCCTTCGGCCTGTACGCGAGCATCAGCAGCGGGGTGGTCTCGGCGCTGGGCCGGCAAGGCTTGGGCATACAGGGCTATGAGGACTTCATCCAGACCGATGCGGCCATCAATCCGGGCCACTCCGGCGGGCCGCTGGTGAACCTCAAGGGCGAGGTGGTGGGCATCAATCTGGCCATCCTCGCCCCCGGCGGCGGCAGCATCGGTATCGGTTTCGCCCTGCCCGGCGACATTGCCCGGCGCGTGGGCCTGCAGATGAGCGCTCAGGGGGACCTGCACCGCGGCCGCATCGGCCTGCTGGTGGAGGAACAATGGCCCGCGGACGAGGCGCGCCCGCCGCGGGTACTGGTGCGGGAGGTCCTGAAAGGGTCCGGCGCGGCGCGGGCGGGCCTGCGCCAGGGTGATGTGATCCTCGCCGCGGACGGCGAGGCGCTGCAGCGCAGCGCCCAGTTGCGCAACCGGGTCGCGCTGCGCCAGGTGGGCGAACGCCTGCGCCTGCGGCTGCAACGGGACGGAGCGGTGATCGACCGCGACGTGGAGATCGTCGAGGAGCCCGCCGTGATGGCGGAAGCGCCCGCCGAGCTCGACTATCCGGTGGCCTTACTGCCGGCACCGTTTTCCTGA
- a CDS encoding cupin-like domain-containing protein, translating into MVEISPVERVQRIEAPRFQLAYKKPARPLVMERLTEGWTARERWSVEYLRDVAGDVEVPLYDSVPSRGRKHQHAPAARMPLARYLDRLEAGENDLRMFFFNILAAVPRLTEDFHYPELGLKLFRKLPVLFMGGRGARVQMHFDIDLADLLLCHFGGRKRVLLFPPEQGGNLYRVPFSFSALFDVNIEQPDYQRFPALRQARGQVAELNHGDVLYVPPGYWHYVIYEELGFSMTLRAFPRQPGNFARMLNNLLVLRTVDGLGRRFVGEPWNRRNERRAVARTHRRLATGEAAAATPGREQG; encoded by the coding sequence ATGGTGGAAATCAGCCCCGTCGAACGTGTTCAGCGCATCGAAGCGCCGCGTTTTCAGCTGGCGTACAAGAAACCCGCGCGGCCGCTGGTCATGGAGCGCCTTACCGAGGGCTGGACGGCGCGCGAGCGCTGGTCGGTGGAGTATCTGCGCGATGTGGCCGGGGACGTGGAGGTGCCGCTCTACGACAGCGTCCCCTCCCGCGGGCGCAAGCACCAGCACGCGCCCGCCGCCCGCATGCCGTTGGCGCGGTACCTGGACCGGCTGGAGGCCGGCGAGAACGATTTACGCATGTTCTTCTTCAACATCCTGGCCGCCGTGCCGCGGCTCACCGAGGATTTCCACTACCCGGAGTTGGGGCTGAAGCTCTTTCGCAAACTGCCGGTGCTTTTCATGGGCGGGCGCGGGGCGCGGGTGCAGATGCACTTCGACATCGATCTGGCGGACCTGCTGCTGTGCCATTTCGGCGGGCGCAAACGGGTGCTGCTGTTCCCGCCCGAGCAAGGGGGCAACCTGTACCGGGTGCCGTTCTCCTTCAGCGCCCTGTTCGATGTGAACATCGAACAGCCCGATTACCAGCGCTTCCCCGCTCTGCGGCAGGCGCGCGGGCAGGTGGCGGAGCTGAACCACGGCGATGTGCTCTACGTTCCGCCCGGCTACTGGCATTACGTGATCTATGAGGAACTGGGCTTTTCCATGACCCTGCGCGCCTTTCCCCGGCAGCCGGGCAACTTTGCCCGCATGCTGAACAATCTATTGGTGCTGCGCACCGTGGACGGGCTCGGGCGCCGCTTCGTGGGCGAGCCCTGGAACCGGCGCAATGAGCGCCGTGCGGTGGCCAGGACCCATCGGCGTCTGGCGACTGGAGAGGCCGCGGCGGCGACGCCCGGGCGTGAACAGGGCTGA
- a CDS encoding AzlC family ABC transporter permease → MKVEASSRAAFWEGVRMIAPMLPGIFPFGLTAGVAAVDAGLAPAHGIGASILIYAGASQLVVMQLIGDGALPMIMVLTAYVVNLRFAMYSAGLAPHFSHLPRRWQWPLAYMITDQAYTLTVLRAEQHPSRTDAVPFYLGAAGVMWLVWQIATAIGAFVGALVPSSWSLGFAVPLIFMGMLVLAVNDKPTMVAAVVGGAVALLGHALPMNLGLFLGAVAGIAAGVLAEWRLGRGKA, encoded by the coding sequence TTGAAGGTCGAAGCCTCGTCCCGTGCCGCGTTCTGGGAGGGTGTGCGCATGATCGCCCCCATGTTGCCCGGAATTTTCCCCTTCGGCCTCACCGCGGGTGTCGCCGCCGTGGACGCGGGGCTCGCGCCCGCCCATGGCATCGGCGCGTCCATCCTGATCTATGCCGGGGCCTCGCAGCTGGTGGTCATGCAGTTGATCGGCGACGGCGCCCTGCCCATGATCATGGTGCTCACCGCCTACGTGGTGAACCTGCGGTTCGCCATGTACAGCGCCGGTCTGGCGCCGCATTTCTCCCATCTGCCCCGGCGTTGGCAGTGGCCCTTGGCCTATATGATCACCGACCAGGCCTATACCCTCACCGTGCTGCGCGCCGAGCAGCACCCCTCGCGCACCGACGCCGTGCCCTTTTATCTGGGCGCGGCGGGGGTCATGTGGCTGGTCTGGCAGATCGCCACCGCCATCGGTGCCTTCGTGGGCGCGCTGGTGCCGTCGAGCTGGTCGCTGGGTTTCGCCGTGCCGCTGATCTTCATGGGAATGCTGGTGCTGGCGGTCAACGACAAGCCTACGATGGTGGCCGCCGTGGTGGGCGGGGCGGTGGCCCTGCTGGGTCATGCCTTGCCCATGAACCTGGGGCTTTTCCTGGGGGCGGTGGCGGGTATCGCCGCCGGCGTGCTGGCCGAATGGCGACTGGGGAGGGGGAAGGCATGA
- a CDS encoding AzlD domain-containing protein, with amino-acid sequence MSAWQIWAMLALIGAGTFALRLSFIHWFSGREVPARLRQVLRYVPAAVLPALVLPAIVYGGDAPGFHLDNPRLLAGAVAALIAFTTRNLLGTLVAGMVLLWLLQAWA; translated from the coding sequence ATGAGCGCCTGGCAGATCTGGGCGATGCTGGCGCTGATCGGGGCGGGCACCTTCGCCCTGCGCCTGTCCTTCATCCACTGGTTCAGTGGTCGCGAGGTGCCGGCGCGGCTCCGGCAGGTGCTGCGTTACGTGCCCGCCGCGGTGCTGCCGGCGCTGGTGTTGCCCGCCATCGTGTACGGCGGCGACGCGCCGGGCTTCCACCTGGACAACCCGCGGCTTCTTGCCGGCGCGGTAGCGGCGCTGATCGCCTTCACTACGCGTAATCTGCTGGGCACGCTGGTGGCCGGCATGGTGTTATTGTGGCTGCTGCAGGCCTGGGCATGA
- a CDS encoding HpcH/HpaI aldolase family protein, with amino-acid sequence MDIPQNRFKAALADGQTLYGLWVAFGSAYPAEVCATTGYDWLLIDGEHAPNSVPSVLEQLQVVMPYPVSAVVRPVNGDPALIKQYLDVGAQTLMVPMVDCAEQAEALVRATRYATQGGIRGVGGGLTRATRWGAIHDYTRRAHEQTCLIVQVESRQGAERIEEIAAVDGVDAVFIGPVDLSTDMGYPDEPHHPEVQAMIRHLIEVVNRAGKAAGILAPNADDARRYRDWGCRFIAVGIDISLLRQGALDTLAQFKPDAEPSPPARGY; translated from the coding sequence ATGGATATACCCCAAAACCGTTTCAAGGCCGCGCTGGCCGACGGGCAGACCCTCTACGGCCTGTGGGTGGCCTTCGGCAGCGCCTATCCGGCCGAGGTCTGTGCCACCACCGGCTACGATTGGCTGCTGATCGACGGCGAACATGCGCCGAACTCCGTGCCCTCGGTGTTGGAGCAGCTGCAGGTGGTGATGCCCTATCCGGTTTCCGCCGTGGTGCGCCCGGTCAACGGTGACCCGGCCCTGATCAAGCAGTATCTGGACGTGGGCGCGCAGACCCTGATGGTGCCCATGGTGGATTGCGCCGAGCAGGCCGAGGCGCTGGTGCGCGCTACCCGCTACGCAACCCAGGGCGGCATACGCGGCGTGGGCGGCGGGCTGACCCGGGCCACTCGCTGGGGGGCCATTCATGATTACACCCGTCGCGCCCACGAGCAGACCTGCCTGATCGTGCAGGTGGAGTCACGCCAGGGGGCGGAGCGCATCGAAGAGATTGCCGCGGTGGACGGGGTGGACGCGGTGTTCATCGGTCCGGTGGATCTGTCCACCGACATGGGCTACCCCGACGAGCCCCATCACCCGGAGGTGCAGGCGATGATCCGGCATCTGATCGAGGTGGTGAACCGCGCCGGCAAGGCCGCCGGGATTCTCGCCCCCAATGCCGACGACGCCCGGCGTTACCGGGACTGGGGGTGTCGCTTCATCGCCGTGGGGATCGACATCAGCCTGCTGCGCCAGGGGGCGCTGGATACCCTGGCCCAGTTCAAGCCCGACGCCGAGCCGAGCCCGCCGGCGCGGGGGTATTGA